From Coturnix japonica isolate 7356 chromosome 3, Coturnix japonica 2.1, whole genome shotgun sequence, the proteins below share one genomic window:
- the INSM1 gene encoding insulinoma-associated protein 1, with protein sequence MAPSLLKAAAASGRRREGGRERRSPPGADRPPARPKMPRGFLVKRSRRPTPVSYRVRVPPPAAPPPPPPPPPPPPPPPPPVPFGTPDGPVQALRSPTRPVSRDALLERGFSLGSPVSAESFPAPAVPSSMDPLLLGPAELKLWAARPPPNPNGGGGGGGGGGGSSAPAAKRPAEPGRQKAAAGKKAKAIRKLTFEDEVTTSPVLGLRIKEGPVEAPARRGGCARPLGEFICQLCKEEYGDPLALAQHRCSRIVRVEYRCPECHKIFSCPANLASHRRWHKPRPPAKSGPEPAEPPKEPTAAAAERDTPSPGGASEAGSEEGLFECPRCARRFRRQAYLRKHLLGHPAAPGPAPEPAAEPAEPRPCPVCGESFPSKSSQERHLRLLHAAQLFPCKYCPATFYSSPGLTRHINKCHPSENRQVVLLQVPLRPHC encoded by the coding sequence ATGGCCCCGTCCCTCTTAAAGGCGGCGGCGGCGTcgggcaggaggagggaaggagggagggagcgcCGCTCGCCGCCGGGCGCGGaccgcccgcccgcccgcccgaAGATGCCCCGCGGTTTCCTGGTGAAGCGCAGCCGGCGGCCCACGCCCGTGTCCTACCGGGTGCGCGTCCCTCCgcccgccgctccgccgccgccgccgccccctcctcccccgccgccgcctcctcctcctcccgtgCCCTTCGGGACGCCCGATGGCCCCGTGCAGGCGCTGCGCAGCCCCACGCGGCCCGTCAGCCGCGACGCGCTGCTGGAGCGCGGCTTCAGCCTGGGCTCGCCCGTGTCGGCCGAGTCGTTCCCCGCGCCCGCCGTGCCCAGCAGCATGGACCCGCTGCTGCTCGGCCCCGCCGAGCTCAAGCTCTGGGCCGCCCGGCCGCCCCCCAACCCCAAcggcggcggaggaggaggaggaggaggcggcggtTCCTCCGCTCCGGCCGCCAAGCGTCCCGCCGAGCCCGGCCGGCAAAAGGCCGCGGCCGGCAAGAAGGCGAAGGCTATCCGCAAGCTGACGTTCGAGGACGAGGTGACCACGTCCCCGGTGCTGGGGCTGCGCATCAAGGAGGGCCCGGTGGAGGCGCCGGCGCGACGCGGGGGCTGCGCGCGGCCGCTGGGCGAGTTCATCTGCCAGCTGTGCAAGGAGGAGTACGGGGACCCGCTGGCGCTGGCCCAGCACCGCTGCTCCCGCATCGTGCGCGTCGAGTACCGCTGCCCCGAGTGCCACAAGATCTTCAGCTGCCCCGCCAACCTGGCCTCGCACCGCCGCTGGCACAAGCCGCGGCCCCCCGCCAAGAGCGGCCCCGAGCCGGCGGAGCCCCCCAAGGAGccgacggcggcggcggcggagcgggacACGCCGAGCCCCGGCGGCGCTTCGGAGGCCGGCTCCGAGGAGGGGCTGTTCGAGTGCCCGCGCTGCGCCCGGCGGTTCCGGCGGCAGGCCTACCTGAGGAAGCACCTGCTGGGCCACCCCGccgcgcccggccccgcgcccgaACCCGCGGCGGAGCCCGCCGAGCCCCGGCCGTGCCCGGTGTGCGGGGAGAGCTTCCCCAGCAAGAGCAGCCAGGAGCGGCACCTGCGGCTGCTGCACGCCGCGCAGCTCTTCCCCTGCAAGTACTGCCCAGCCACCTTCTACAGCTCGCCCGGCCTCACGCGGCACATCAACAAGTGCCACCCGTCCGAGAACAGGCaggtggtgctgctgcaggtgccGCTGCGGCCGCACTGCTGA